One Sodalinema gerasimenkoae IPPAS B-353 DNA segment encodes these proteins:
- a CDS encoding Uma2 family endonuclease yields MPAPTQTQPLSLGEFLKLPEQKPAYEYINGKPHQKPMPRGKHSLLQTRLSALINRVAEPQQAALALTELRCSFGGRSLVPDIAVFAWENIPLDETGDIADRFSIPPDWTIEILSPQQPQTRVIDNILFCLNSGTELGWLIDPDETTILVFRAGEQPQLQRNDDKLPSLSHVKGWEISVNQVFDLLKFRLPSQGH; encoded by the coding sequence ATGCCAGCACCAACTCAGACTCAACCGCTTTCCCTAGGGGAGTTTCTCAAACTCCCGGAACAGAAACCAGCTTATGAATATATTAATGGGAAACCCCATCAAAAACCGATGCCTAGGGGCAAACATAGCCTATTACAAACTCGTTTATCGGCGCTCATCAACCGCGTTGCAGAACCCCAACAGGCGGCCCTTGCCTTGACAGAGTTACGCTGTAGCTTCGGGGGACGCTCTCTGGTTCCAGATATTGCTGTGTTTGCTTGGGAGAATATCCCCCTGGACGAAACCGGAGATATTGCCGATCGCTTTAGCATCCCACCAGATTGGACGATTGAAATTTTATCTCCACAACAGCCGCAAACTCGGGTAATTGACAATATCCTATTTTGCCTAAATTCTGGAACTGAATTGGGCTGGTTAATTGACCCGGATGAAACAACAATCTTAGTGTTTCGGGCAGGAGAACAACCTCAACTTCAGCGAAATGATGATAAACTTCCGAGTTTAAGTCACGTTAAAGGATGGGAAATCTCAGTCAATCAGGTGTTTGATTTATTGAAATTCAGGTTGCCAAGTCAGGGACATTAG
- a CDS encoding sensor histidine kinase, protein MYHYLSSTTPEELREKIFEKYEIGTMMANISQIGLGLAFCKMVVEAHQGMIQVHPHPTQGSVFQIILPRRVS, encoded by the coding sequence ATCTATCATTACCTCTCTAGTACTACCCCCGAGGAGTTACGGGAAAAGATATTTGAGAAATATGAAATTGGAACCATGATGGCTAATATTTCTCAAATTGGCTTAGGCTTAGCCTTTTGTAAAATGGTGGTTGAAGCGCATCAGGGGATGATTCAAGTGCATCCCCATCCGACTCAGGGATCAGTTTTCCAGATTATCCTTCCCCGGCGAGTTTCCTAG
- the purH gene encoding bifunctional phosphoribosylaminoimidazolecarboxamide formyltransferase/IMP cyclohydrolase, whose translation MARLALLSVSDKTGLVDLGRSLVEEFQFDIISSGGTAKVLKEAGIPVTKVSDYTGFPEILGGRVKTLHPRVHGGILARRDLPDHQQDLEANEIRPIDLVVVNLYPFEATIAKADVTLADAVENIDIGGPAMLRASAKNFQHLTVLCNPQQYADYLEQLRQHGDPSFEFRRDCATAGFWHTCQYDRAIATYLNQQANSDSLPEQFGIAGSQIQALRYGENPHQKAAWYQVGQTPSGWGAAEKLQGKELSYNNLVDLEAARRIIAEFLGEDQPPAAAVLKHTNPCGVALGESLVQAYERAFAADSVSAFGGIVALNRCLDAETATAMTKTFLECVIVPDCDAAAREVLAKKSKLRVLTLADLNVGTGETLKAIAGGFLVQTADDLVEQTQDWQVVTDKQPTPQELEELLFAWKVCKHVKSNAIVVTKDRTTLGIGAGQMNRVGAAKIALEQAGEGCQGATLASDGFFPFDDSVRSAAAAGITAIVQPGGSIRDKDSIAAANELGVVMVFTGVRHFLH comes from the coding sequence GTGGCGCGTCTAGCACTGCTGAGCGTATCCGATAAAACCGGACTTGTGGACCTGGGGCGATCGCTCGTCGAGGAGTTTCAATTTGACATTATCAGTAGCGGTGGGACCGCCAAGGTCTTAAAAGAGGCGGGTATTCCGGTGACGAAAGTCTCGGACTACACCGGCTTCCCAGAAATCCTCGGCGGACGAGTCAAAACCCTCCATCCTCGCGTTCATGGGGGCATTTTAGCCCGCCGCGACCTCCCAGACCATCAACAGGACTTAGAAGCCAATGAAATTCGCCCCATTGATTTAGTGGTGGTGAATCTCTATCCCTTTGAGGCCACCATTGCTAAAGCGGATGTCACCCTGGCCGATGCCGTGGAAAACATCGACATTGGCGGCCCAGCGATGTTGCGGGCCTCAGCTAAGAATTTCCAACATCTGACGGTTCTCTGTAACCCGCAGCAGTATGCTGACTATTTAGAGCAACTACGTCAGCATGGAGACCCCTCCTTCGAGTTTCGCCGGGATTGCGCCACAGCCGGATTCTGGCATACGTGTCAATATGATCGGGCGATCGCCACCTATCTCAACCAACAAGCCAACAGCGACAGTCTCCCCGAACAGTTTGGCATCGCCGGCAGTCAAATCCAAGCCCTCCGCTACGGCGAGAACCCCCACCAGAAAGCCGCCTGGTATCAAGTAGGCCAGACTCCCAGCGGTTGGGGTGCAGCGGAGAAGTTACAGGGCAAAGAACTCAGCTACAACAACCTCGTCGACTTAGAAGCGGCGCGACGCATCATCGCCGAATTTCTCGGAGAAGACCAACCCCCCGCCGCCGCCGTCTTGAAACATACCAATCCCTGTGGAGTGGCGTTAGGGGAGAGTCTGGTGCAGGCCTATGAACGAGCCTTTGCCGCCGATTCCGTGTCAGCCTTTGGGGGAATTGTCGCCCTTAACCGGTGTCTGGATGCGGAGACGGCCACGGCCATGACTAAAACGTTCCTCGAATGTGTGATTGTCCCCGATTGTGATGCAGCCGCGCGAGAGGTGTTAGCCAAAAAATCCAAGTTACGGGTGTTAACCCTGGCTGACTTAAATGTCGGAACTGGGGAAACCCTCAAAGCCATTGCCGGGGGCTTCCTCGTCCAAACCGCCGATGATTTAGTCGAACAGACCCAAGATTGGCAAGTGGTGACGGACAAACAACCCACACCGCAGGAGTTAGAGGAGTTACTCTTTGCCTGGAAGGTCTGTAAACACGTCAAATCCAATGCCATTGTGGTCACCAAAGACCGCACCACCCTCGGGATTGGCGCGGGACAAATGAACCGTGTCGGTGCGGCTAAGATTGCCTTGGAACAGGCGGGAGAGGGCTGTCAGGGGGCGACTCTTGCCAGTGATGGCTTCTTCCCCTTTGACGACTCGGTGCGTTCAGCAGCGGCGGCAGGAATTACGGCCATTGTCCAACCGGGGGGCAGTATCCGGGATAAGGATTCCATCGCGGCGGCTAATGAGTTAGGGGTGGTGATGGTGTTCACGGGAGTGCGCCACTTCCTGCATTAA
- a CDS encoding IS1 family transposase (programmed frameshift) yields MPHCPDCNSKRTVKNGHIHTGKQRYLCRNCGRQFVKNPTNKVIDTPTRELIDRLLLERIPMAGIARAVQVSEQWLQDYVNCKAAQTHRQVAVSPKKKGRLTVQCDELWSFVDYKGNKQWVWLALDAETREMIGAYVGSRAAESAQNLWDSLPTVYRQCAVIYTDAWEAYRQVLPSKRHRVVSKSSGKTSYIERFNNTLRQRVSRFVRCSLAFSKSLRNHIGLLWNFIHHYNASLPL; encoded by the exons ATGCCTCACTGCCCTGATTGCAATTCTAAGCGAACCGTCAAAAATGGCCACATCCACACGGGCAAGCAACGGTATCTATGCCGTAACTGTGGTCGTCAGTTTGTCAAAAACCCAACCAATAAGGTCATCGACACCCCGACTCGCGAACTCATTGACCGGCTCTTGCTAGAACGCATCCCGATGGCTGGAATTGCTCGGGCGGTTCAGGTGTCTGAGCAATGGCTGCAAGACTATGTCAACTGTAAAGCCGCCCAGACACACAGGCAAGTCGCTGTCAGTCCAAAAAAAAAGGGCCGAT TGACGGTGCAATGTGATGAACTTTGGTCGTTTGTGGACTACAAGGGCAACAAACAATGGGTCTGGTTAGCTCTCGATGCCGAGACCCGTGAGATGATCGGCGCTTATGTCGGTTCTCGCGCTGCCGAGAGTGCGCAAAACCTCTGGGATTCCCTACCCACAGTCTATCGGCAATGTGCTGTGATCTACACTGACGCTTGGGAGGCTTACCGGCAGGTGCTGCCGAGCAAACGACACCGGGTCGTCAGTAAGTCGAGTGGCAAGACCAGTTACATTGAACGGTTTAACAATACCCTCAGGCAAAGGGTTTCACGCTTTGTCCGATGCAGCTTAGCCTTCTCCAAGAGTCTACGTAATCACATCGGCCTCCTGTGGAATTTTATTCACCACTACAACGCATCATTACCTCTCTAG
- a CDS encoding Uma2 family endonuclease: protein MIAQPDFPPRLTPQEYLDWEAQQDYRYEYIDGEIIAMTGGTIPHNDLALNFYRALYPHLRQRGCRANVSDVKVEDSKNERYFYPDLVVTCDAEDLQAQTSVKHPTVIVEVLSPSTATGDRSTKLKCYRQIPTVQEYVLVDSQSMTVELYRRGDEGRMWGYAQYEAGERFRLESLDFELELSVLYEGVNLNQ, encoded by the coding sequence ATGATTGCCCAACCGGATTTCCCCCCACGCCTGACTCCCCAAGAGTATTTAGATTGGGAGGCCCAGCAGGACTATCGCTACGAGTACATCGATGGCGAAATTATAGCTATGACGGGGGGGACGATTCCTCATAATGATCTTGCCCTCAACTTTTACCGGGCCTTGTACCCTCATTTGCGCCAACGAGGCTGTCGAGCGAATGTGTCTGATGTCAAGGTTGAGGACAGTAAGAACGAACGCTATTTTTACCCTGATTTAGTGGTGACTTGTGATGCAGAGGATTTACAGGCTCAAACGTCGGTGAAACATCCTACGGTGATTGTAGAGGTGTTGTCTCCGAGTACGGCGACGGGCGATCGCAGCACGAAACTAAAATGCTATCGTCAAATTCCTACTGTGCAGGAGTATGTGTTAGTCGATTCCCAGTCGATGACGGTGGAACTCTACCGTCGAGGTGATGAGGGTCGGATGTGGGGCTATGCTCAGTATGAGGCGGGGGAACGGTTCCGGTTGGAGAGTCTTGATTTTGAACTGGAGTTGTCTGTGCTTTATGAGGGGGTTAATCTGAATCAGTAA
- a CDS encoding putative bifunctional diguanylate cyclase/phosphodiesterase — MTTILVIEDETHVREILSELLTTEKFNVLTAENGDLGYKMAQRQRPDLILCDIMMPELDGYGVLSQLKENPATDDIPFIFLSAKADRLDFRVGMDLGADDYLTKPFTRDELLTAVRMRLKKQAALSQRHHQQLLRTQSHYQQQLEQAKQHLNQVLAQDPLTGLLNQLKLRQEFERFIKELQPLEPSSLVPLVCLGVERLQEINAELGYSSGDHCLQVLAHRLREFFAQSSPLMARLNGNEFVLVLPPVSNRYQAQEQVENLFHFLSDPINLSQGDMALQINLGIAFYPRDAKQLDPLLQHSQQARQKARSSGGTAVEVYSGALRGDRGDRLALERDLRCALENPEQSGELLLVYQPQVNLNSGKICGVEALMRWHHTQRGSIPPNRFIPIAEESDLIIPLGEWVLETACRQAQTWEAQGLPPLLMAVNLSARQFEDPQLYRRLAEILRRFNRKPGSLELELTETSLVREPETSVRILNQLKALGVSIAIDDFGTGFSSLSYLQRFPFDILKIDRCFVADIHRHRKNAIITEAVIEMAHKIGLTAIAEGIETPEERACLQELGCDQGQGYFFHRPLPALELRQLLQAS, encoded by the coding sequence ATGACGACAATTCTGGTGATTGAAGATGAAACTCATGTCCGAGAAATTCTCAGTGAGTTGTTAACCACCGAAAAATTTAACGTCCTGACCGCTGAGAATGGTGATTTAGGCTACAAAATGGCCCAACGCCAGCGCCCCGACTTAATTTTATGCGACATCATGATGCCGGAGTTGGATGGCTATGGAGTCCTCAGCCAACTGAAAGAGAACCCTGCCACCGATGATATTCCCTTTATTTTCCTCTCCGCCAAAGCCGATCGCCTAGATTTCCGGGTGGGGATGGATTTGGGGGCTGATGATTATCTCACTAAACCCTTTACACGGGATGAACTCCTGACAGCGGTGCGGATGCGCCTGAAAAAGCAGGCAGCCCTCTCCCAACGACACCATCAGCAACTGCTGCGCACCCAAAGCCATTATCAACAACAACTGGAGCAAGCCAAACAGCATCTAAACCAGGTGTTAGCTCAAGATCCCTTAACGGGGTTACTGAATCAACTGAAGCTGCGACAGGAGTTTGAGCGATTTATCAAGGAACTCCAGCCCCTAGAGCCGTCGAGCTTAGTTCCCTTAGTCTGTTTGGGGGTAGAGCGTTTACAAGAGATTAACGCTGAATTGGGCTATAGTAGCGGCGATCACTGCCTGCAAGTCCTGGCTCACCGGCTGCGAGAGTTCTTTGCTCAGTCCTCGCCCCTCATGGCCCGTCTTAATGGCAATGAGTTTGTCTTAGTTTTGCCCCCCGTCAGCAATCGTTATCAGGCTCAAGAGCAGGTTGAAAACCTATTTCATTTTCTCAGTGACCCCATTAATCTGAGTCAGGGGGATATGGCGCTTCAAATTAACCTGGGGATTGCCTTCTATCCTCGGGATGCCAAGCAACTCGATCCCCTATTGCAACATAGCCAACAGGCCCGACAGAAAGCTCGGTCATCCGGGGGAACAGCCGTTGAGGTTTATAGTGGTGCCTTGCGGGGTGATCGCGGCGATCGCCTAGCCCTAGAGCGAGATCTCCGCTGTGCCTTAGAGAACCCTGAGCAGTCCGGTGAATTGCTACTCGTCTACCAACCCCAAGTCAACCTGAACAGCGGCAAGATTTGCGGCGTCGAAGCCCTCATGCGTTGGCATCATACCCAGCGAGGTTCAATTCCCCCAAACCGGTTTATCCCCATCGCCGAAGAGAGCGATCTGATCATCCCCCTCGGGGAATGGGTGTTAGAAACCGCCTGCCGTCAGGCCCAAACCTGGGAAGCTCAAGGACTCCCTCCCTTGCTTATGGCAGTAAATCTCTCAGCCCGGCAATTTGAAGATCCCCAGCTTTACCGACGGCTGGCGGAAATTTTGCGCCGCTTTAACCGCAAACCTGGCTCCTTAGAGTTAGAACTGACGGAAACCAGTTTAGTCCGGGAGCCAGAGACCAGTGTCCGCATTCTAAATCAACTCAAAGCCTTGGGCGTTTCCATTGCCATCGATGACTTTGGTACGGGGTTTTCCTCTCTGAGCTATTTACAACGCTTTCCCTTTGATATCCTCAAGATTGACCGCTGTTTCGTGGCGGATATACACCGTCACCGCAAAAATGCCATCATTACCGAGGCCGTCATCGAGATGGCTCATAAAATCGGTCTGACGGCGATCGCCGAAGGCATCGAAACCCCCGAAGAGCGAGCCTGTTTACAGGAACTCGGCTGCGATCAGGGCCAGGGCTATTTCTTCCACCGGCCCCTTCCGGCTCTGGAATTACGCCAACTACTGCAAGCGAGTTAG
- a CDS encoding ATP-binding protein, whose product MSSTPTLFPEFITQFLDLHPPAIAPETPLSDIWEQFQVQVSLTGGLAPSSPRKSLHSGYVCVIEGDRCLGLITTQEAIAVLAQGHDPRSILVSRLISPGQAVITPDTLNQPCALYEAAQQHPFLLLLDQQQHCLGVLPSLALLQLPELADLPQEFCALNPFEIALNHLPITVFRKDCQLRYTWIYKSFPGLDPQEILGHRNHDFFSPVDAEQWEAIERRVLEHKQGSHQDIALTLNGTFHYYDLTVEPLFDDSGSILGLVGTALEITPSYLNQQALIMLNQELENLVEERTAELQRSNAQLLASLSAARELNELKSRFITLTSHEFRTPLTTILGSAELLKHYGHNWKPEKRQRYLDRIHETVDHMTRLLNDVLTVGNAEAGRLTFSPSLINLLDLFESAVKTALTKTYRDRTIELSHDLHASYLYLDQTLVLQIVSNLLSNALKYSSANSAIEVYLKSEETQVMFRVRDEGIGIPEADQADLFTSFHRAKNAANIQGTGLGLSIVKNAVHLHGGQVTVESQEGSGSTFTVLLPLTQSVAYDDNSGD is encoded by the coding sequence ATGTCATCGACGCCTACTCTTTTTCCTGAATTTATTACTCAGTTTCTGGATCTCCATCCCCCTGCGATCGCCCCGGAAACCCCCCTCAGTGACATCTGGGAGCAATTTCAGGTTCAGGTAAGCCTGACGGGAGGACTCGCGCCAAGTTCCCCGAGGAAGTCTCTCCACTCTGGCTATGTCTGTGTGATTGAGGGCGATCGCTGTTTAGGCCTGATTACCACTCAAGAGGCGATCGCCGTTCTGGCCCAGGGTCACGATCCCCGCTCAATTCTCGTATCCCGTCTGATTAGCCCCGGACAAGCGGTGATTACCCCAGACACCCTTAACCAGCCCTGCGCCCTCTACGAAGCCGCCCAACAGCATCCCTTCTTATTGTTGCTCGATCAACAGCAGCACTGTCTAGGGGTGTTACCCAGTTTAGCCCTCTTGCAGTTGCCCGAGTTAGCCGACTTACCTCAGGAGTTCTGCGCGCTGAATCCCTTTGAAATTGCCCTAAACCATCTTCCCATCACCGTGTTTCGCAAAGATTGTCAGTTGCGTTACACCTGGATTTATAAAAGCTTCCCCGGCTTAGATCCCCAAGAGATTTTAGGCCATCGCAATCATGACTTCTTCTCCCCGGTGGATGCTGAGCAATGGGAGGCGATCGAGCGGCGAGTCTTAGAACACAAACAAGGGAGCCATCAGGACATCGCCCTGACCTTAAATGGCACGTTTCATTACTATGACCTGACCGTAGAACCCTTGTTCGATGATTCCGGGAGTATCCTGGGCCTGGTGGGAACGGCCTTAGAGATTACCCCGAGTTATCTCAATCAGCAAGCCCTGATCATGCTCAACCAGGAACTCGAAAACCTCGTCGAAGAGCGAACTGCTGAACTGCAACGCAGTAATGCCCAACTCTTGGCTTCTCTGTCAGCGGCGCGGGAACTCAACGAGCTTAAATCACGGTTTATTACCCTCACCTCCCATGAATTTCGCACCCCGCTAACCACCATTCTCGGCTCCGCTGAACTGCTCAAACATTATGGCCATAACTGGAAGCCCGAAAAAAGACAACGCTATCTCGATCGCATCCATGAGACCGTTGATCACATGACGCGCCTACTCAATGATGTGTTGACGGTGGGGAACGCCGAAGCGGGGCGACTCACCTTTTCCCCCAGCCTAATCAATCTCCTAGACCTGTTCGAGAGTGCGGTCAAGACGGCCCTCACCAAGACCTATCGCGATCGCACCATTGAGCTGAGCCATGACCTCCACGCCAGCTATCTCTATCTCGATCAGACGTTAGTATTACAAATTGTCTCAAATCTCCTTTCCAATGCCCTCAAATACTCCTCAGCTAATTCGGCGATCGAGGTCTACTTAAAAAGCGAGGAAACCCAGGTCATGTTCCGGGTACGGGATGAGGGAATTGGCATTCCCGAAGCAGATCAAGCCGATTTATTTACCTCATTCCATCGTGCTAAAAATGCCGCTAACATACAAGGGACAGGATTAGGCTTATCCATCGTGAAAAACGCCGTCCATCTCCATGGCGGCCAAGTCACCGTTGAAAGCCAAGAGGGTTCTGGTTCGACCTTCACCGTCCTGCTGCCCCTTACCCAATCTGTAGCTTATGACGACAATTCTGGTGATTGA
- a CDS encoding hybrid sensor histidine kinase/response regulator: MATILVIEDEQDICEIISEILSEADHTVVTAANGRLGVEQAQETAPDLIICDIMMPELDGYGVLTYLRSQPRFQTVPFIFLTAKADKQQVREGMNLGADDYLSKPFTIGELLEAVEARLEKQQLWEQSSNQRLGELRRNLTRSLPHELLTPLNGILGYATFLCDEHEDIEPEEVYEMGLGIRHSGERLYHSIQNFLLYAQLELIKDDVERSRELFTGQTEQATKTLAVRIKAMANRLQRLGDLEISLQDSPVAMPETWLVKVIEELLDNAFKFSEAGTPVRVALTASPDQVQLTVSDRGRGLEPEQIKRLGAYEQFDRKLYEQQGSGLGLEIVKRIVNLNQGTLEIESEPGEGTQVILTLPTELSSMV; the protein is encoded by the coding sequence ATGGCAACTATTCTAGTTATTGAAGACGAACAAGATATTTGTGAGATTATTTCCGAAATTCTCTCAGAAGCCGACCATACCGTAGTCACCGCTGCCAATGGACGGTTAGGGGTCGAACAGGCCCAAGAAACAGCGCCAGATCTGATTATTTGTGACATTATGATGCCGGAACTCGACGGCTATGGGGTGTTAACGTATCTGCGCAGCCAGCCGCGTTTCCAAACCGTCCCTTTTATCTTTCTGACGGCGAAGGCGGACAAACAGCAGGTGCGAGAGGGGATGAATTTAGGGGCCGATGATTACCTCTCTAAACCCTTTACCATCGGTGAATTACTCGAAGCCGTTGAAGCACGACTGGAGAAACAGCAGCTTTGGGAACAGTCCTCCAATCAGCGCCTTGGGGAACTGCGGCGCAATTTAACCCGTTCCCTCCCCCACGAGTTACTGACTCCCCTCAATGGCATTCTCGGCTATGCCACCTTCCTCTGTGACGAGCATGAGGATATCGAGCCAGAGGAGGTGTATGAGATGGGGTTGGGTATCCGTCACTCGGGGGAACGACTCTATCACTCGATTCAGAACTTCTTACTCTATGCTCAACTCGAACTGATCAAGGACGATGTAGAACGCAGCCGAGAGTTGTTTACTGGGCAAACAGAACAAGCCACAAAAACTTTGGCCGTCCGGATTAAGGCTATGGCGAACCGTTTGCAGCGGCTTGGGGATTTAGAGATCTCTCTGCAAGACAGCCCAGTAGCGATGCCGGAGACTTGGTTGGTGAAGGTGATCGAGGAACTGCTCGACAATGCCTTTAAGTTCTCCGAGGCGGGAACTCCAGTGCGGGTGGCGTTGACGGCCAGCCCGGACCAGGTGCAGCTGACGGTGAGTGATCGCGGCCGGGGATTAGAACCGGAGCAGATTAAGCGTTTGGGGGCTTATGAACAGTTCGATCGCAAACTCTATGAACAACAAGGGTCAGGATTGGGGTTAGAGATTGTCAAACGCATCGTCAATTTGAATCAGGGAACCCTAGAGATTGAGAGTGAGCCGGGGGAAGGCACTCAGGTGATCCTGACCCTGCCCACGGAACTCTCTTCGATGGTGTAG
- a CDS encoding glycosyltransferase, which yields MKLVVEGWRFVHHSFAVANQHQLLEFLRRPQIQVFHRELPYLDHTWQPQAGLFTEAEEQQLRQIPPPPLHLRADATLRMVMPYDLSDSDSQRTYVFATTEWRIVQKAMMEMMGVEDFGQAHRDSETVIITPSHWSRDGFLRAGAVPERVRVVPLGVDTAVFHPATAAQRQRWRQQSQLEGCFAFLNIGVMTWNKGLRMLVKAFAEVTQRYPQARLVLKGSDAIRNSRKFVLEGLNEMLTPQERDRVIPRLAYIGRSLSTQELAQLYQTCDAYISPYLAEGFNMPVLEAAASGLPILCTQGGSTDDFTDRRFTRYIDSELKQVEWDHEIRDYLHPSLEHTVALMSQLIETPSFIEQARRTAPEWVQQGFTWQQIVDRLLGVMDS from the coding sequence ATGAAACTTGTGGTAGAAGGCTGGCGTTTTGTCCATCACTCGTTTGCGGTGGCCAATCAACATCAACTCTTAGAATTTCTACGCCGTCCTCAGATACAGGTCTTTCATCGAGAACTACCCTATTTAGATCACACCTGGCAACCGCAAGCGGGACTGTTTACGGAGGCCGAGGAACAGCAATTACGACAAATCCCGCCGCCTCCGTTACATCTGCGGGCTGATGCCACCCTACGCATGGTGATGCCCTATGATTTATCCGACTCCGACTCCCAGAGAACCTATGTCTTTGCCACCACAGAATGGCGGATTGTGCAAAAAGCCATGATGGAGATGATGGGGGTTGAGGATTTTGGCCAGGCTCATCGAGACTCCGAAACGGTGATTATTACCCCCTCCCATTGGTCTCGTGATGGCTTTCTGCGAGCGGGGGCGGTTCCCGAACGGGTGCGGGTGGTTCCCCTGGGGGTAGATACGGCGGTGTTTCATCCGGCGACGGCGGCCCAACGGCAACGCTGGCGGCAACAGTCGCAGCTTGAGGGTTGTTTTGCCTTTCTCAATATCGGAGTGATGACTTGGAATAAGGGCCTACGAATGCTGGTCAAAGCCTTTGCTGAGGTGACGCAACGCTATCCCCAGGCTCGGTTAGTCTTGAAAGGCAGTGATGCGATTCGCAACTCTCGTAAGTTTGTCCTCGAAGGCCTCAATGAGATGTTAACGCCCCAGGAGCGCGATCGCGTCATTCCTCGCTTAGCCTATATTGGCCGCAGTCTCTCAACTCAGGAGTTGGCCCAACTCTATCAAACCTGTGATGCTTATATTTCTCCTTATCTGGCAGAAGGGTTTAATATGCCAGTTTTAGAAGCTGCTGCTTCCGGTTTGCCGATTCTCTGCACCCAAGGCGGCTCAACGGATGATTTTACTGATCGCCGTTTCACACGCTACATTGACAGTGAACTCAAACAGGTGGAATGGGATCACGAAATCCGGGATTATCTGCATCCGAGTTTAGAGCATACGGTGGCCTTAATGAGCCAACTCATCGAAACCCCCAGTTTCATCGAACAGGCGCGACGCACGGCCCCAGAGTGGGTGCAACAGGGCTTCACGTGGCAGCAGATTGTCGATCGCCTGTTGGGGGTTATGGACTCGTGA
- a CDS encoding PRC-barrel domain-containing protein: protein MTSEHIRQRSDLLGTQVITRDGGRRLGVVSQIWVDIDRREVVALGMRDNILAVAGLPRYMQLDRIRQIGDVILVDTDEVIEDDLDVEMYSTIINSEVITEVGELLGKVRGFKFDTRDGKVTSIIIASIGIPQIPEQLLSTYELPIEEIVSSGPNRLIVFEGAEERLSQLSVGVMERLGLGSAPWEREEEEEFYTPTARPENQLGSGIPNAPPEPRRRAMEAPVEQQWDEDEWTQPEPEPLYEPEPEPVYVEYDEPETENWSETSRSQYEPPYEPEPYREEPVYEEADYPDYSQPVEYEDIEADAWSEEEDARVYDPPKVNIPQKTKQPEYEEEAGY, encoded by the coding sequence ATGACATCCGAACACATCCGTCAACGCTCCGATCTGTTAGGAACCCAAGTCATCACCCGCGACGGCGGGAGGCGGCTCGGAGTCGTCAGCCAAATTTGGGTAGATATCGATCGCCGGGAAGTAGTCGCCCTCGGGATGCGGGATAATATCCTAGCGGTGGCCGGGCTCCCCCGTTACATGCAGCTCGATCGCATCCGCCAGATTGGTGATGTCATCCTAGTCGATACCGACGAAGTCATCGAAGACGATCTCGATGTTGAGATGTATAGCACCATCATCAACAGTGAGGTGATTACTGAAGTGGGCGAACTCCTCGGGAAAGTGCGAGGCTTCAAGTTCGACACCCGCGATGGCAAAGTCACCTCCATCATCATCGCCTCGATTGGCATTCCCCAGATTCCCGAACAACTGCTGAGTACCTACGAACTCCCCATCGAGGAGATTGTCAGCAGTGGTCCCAACCGTCTGATTGTCTTTGAGGGGGCAGAAGAACGGCTGAGCCAGTTATCGGTGGGGGTCATGGAACGGTTAGGCTTAGGGAGTGCGCCCTGGGAACGGGAAGAAGAGGAAGAATTTTATACTCCCACCGCTCGCCCTGAGAATCAACTGGGCAGTGGCATTCCCAACGCCCCTCCAGAACCCCGCCGTCGAGCTATGGAGGCTCCCGTTGAGCAGCAATGGGATGAAGACGAGTGGACACAACCGGAACCTGAACCGCTTTACGAGCCAGAACCGGAGCCGGTGTATGTGGAGTACGACGAGCCGGAGACAGAAAACTGGAGTGAAACCAGTCGCAGTCAGTACGAGCCACCTTATGAGCCGGAACCCTATCGAGAGGAACCGGTGTATGAGGAGGCGGATTATCCGGACTATTCCCAGCCTGTGGAGTACGAGGACATTGAGGCGGATGCTTGGTCTGAGGAAGAGGATGCACGGGTGTATGATCCTCCGAAGGTGAATATTCCTCAGAAGACTAAGCAACCCGAGTATGAAGAAGAGGCTGGCTATTAA